CATCTTTGAGTAATAATCCGCCTGCCAAGAAGCTCTTTGTAATTTCAGTTATGTTTTTAACTTTGTAATTGCTGTTTTGTAATTTCTGCTGGTTGCAGGTTTAGAGCAAAGAAGCTCCTCGAGCAGGCAACATTGTTGAACAGGTCAATAATACACCAAAGTATTAATCTTAGGAGCTTCTTTTAACTTTTTTTCATCTGCAGTGGTGTTGTGATTGTTGTTGaggccttttttttttttctttttttagcaGATTGTGGTTCAAATCAGAGTGGTCTTGGCATTTGTTGGGGAGAATAGAGCACTGCAAGGTTACTCATCTGCACTGTGGATTGTTCAGCAGCGGCTCCGAAAAGAGCACCGTTGTGTCCCTCATAGAGAGATTCTATGACCGTTTATCAGGTAaacttaaaagttaaaatttctCACTTAATTTGAGTGATGGCTAGGTAAAGATGCATTCTTGTTTAGTATGTAGTTTACTTGCTTGTTAAAAAATCTGGAACTGAAGTTATGCATATTAGTTAAAGGCCATATGATATGGTATGATATGTTATGTGGCACTAATTAATTGAAGAAATTGTGTGTAGGACAAATTTTGCTAGATGGGAATGATGTTAAGAGTTTGAAGCCAAAATGGCTGAGGCAGCAAATAGGACTAGTGAGCCAAGAACTGGCTTTGTTTGCGACAACATTCAGAAGCTGACCAAGTTGAGATTGAAGAAGCTGCAAGAGTAGCCaagtttataatttatttatgggtaaagtatattttctGTCCCTGAAGTttgataaaagttttaaaaatacccctaagttttattttgtttcaattttatcccaaaagttttcgatttgcatcaaatatatccttgacggctaatttttcaaaaaatttaagaccaattcaataacaatttcataagaacaaccctcaacacaagtaaatcaagcataattttcatgcGTTATTATTAgattgatcttaaatttttttaaaatttagccGTCGAGGGTAtgtttgatgcaaatcgaaaacttctgggacaaaattgaaacaaaataaaacttagggatatttttgaaacttttgcCAAACTTCAGGgacaaaaagtatactttaccctttatttattttattctaaaacgATTTTTCTGGTTGAACTACGGTTAGACCAATAAATCAGTAAATCAGTGATTAGAACGGTTTGATAACCGATCCGGTTCTCAGAACCTTGATATAATCACcgatatttatttttaaaaatgtcTGATTAAAATATGATTGTGGTACggaatttgaaaatttggaatGTCATTATTCATATGCAAACTTTGTAGAGCATTATTATGCTGATGTTAAGAAAACCAAAAAATTGATCAAATCCTAATCTTTCAAAAACTTCCATTTCGTGTAAGTATGAAAACTACAATATTAATCATCGTTACTTGGTACTTAATTATTATGAAATCATCAGAAAAACTTCTAGGTCCATttgttaaatttattataaataagttTTGgactataaataaataaagaataatattttagtttcattttaacATAATCATTTCATACTTACTGTAGTCTATATATTTACAAAATATTTGCTTGATATACCTGCACAATTATCaggttttttttattagttgtAAAATAATAACCAAAATTACACGAGTTTAATTTCAAGTAGGAAGCAAGGTATTGAAAACAATCTTATTACTAGTATCTCTCTTTTCCTACCACCTCCGGTATGCAAAGAATAAACCATCTAACTACAACTTCTTTCACAGCTCTCTCTTAAACAATGTTAGCCAATATTAATAGCATAACCAATCTCCTCATTATAATATGAGAATTTACAAAAACAAACCTGATGCTCGTTTGATTTGCATTCTTTTTTTGTTTCatagaaggaaaaaaaaaggaaaaaaaaggaaacacTAAGAAGAGAAGAGATTGTACAAAAGATGATAAAGCATCATCACAGGAATACAAAAGTTAATCTTACTTGCATTCTTAGATGTCTACATCACTGTAATCCGACATCTGGTGAGTGGTGGTGTCTTGAACGCTTCTTTTTATGATGCGATCTTCCGTCCCCATCCCACCGTGACCAACCTCTATCGACTTCATCACATTCATTTTCATGGTCTTTAATGTCTTCTCGATAGCCAGATCTTATGTGTCTCTCTCTCCGTGACCAATCTCCATCAACTTCATTTTCATGGTCTTTGTTGTCTTCTCGATGGTTAAACCTCCTGTGTCTCGAGTTTTTCCTAGAGCTATCATGAGGTTCCAAGTCTCCTTGATCAAACAAATCTTTATTAGATTCAGCTTCACCGGTTCTATTGTCCCTACTGTGCTGCCGTGAACTTTTCCTTCTACTGGTATGGTGCTCTGATTCGGACTCATAAATCCGATCCCTTCTATCTCTCTTCCGTTTCTTACAGTGTCGTCGTTCTTTTCCATGTTCAACTTCATCGTCCTTACCAGTTATAGCCAAATCTGTATCAAAATCCTCATCATGGCTTCTGCGACTGTCATCCTTGTCACTATGTAACGAGCTTTTTCTGTAATGTTTATGGTGACTTTCcctattttcatctttttctagCCATTCCCTATTGGATTCAGAAACTGGAGTTTTGTGCTTAATTTTATGATTCTCTTTTGAATGGGCATTCCATCCCTCATCGGGAGTTCTTTGCCTTCGTTCGTCTCCATGTTTTCTTCTGCTAGAATAACTTTTCAACTGATCCCTCTCCCTAGATCTTGATCTACTTGagtggtacctgcaaaagatTCTCATACTATAAGAATGAGTATAAattaacatataaaaaatatacataaaaccTGGCATGAACAAAATATTTGCCTCAAACATAAAATATGGTTCCAGTTCGCAAATTGAAAATTTGGACTCAAATCAACAAAATGCTATTCCAAGCCATATTTCCTCAATCAAATTTTATTAGACTAATGCTAACAATTAGTTACTTTCCCTCAAATATAAAACAGCCTTTGTTGCAGCACAAGAATGCAAGCCTGAGTGTAGCCTGCAAAATTCTTTGCACAGATTTGATACAGATTTGATAGGAAATTTTGGTTAATTTATCAGTTGGAATTTGAGGGGGAATTTTGGACCAATAATTATCTTCAGCCCCTATGACAAAGGTCACAGTTCATGTTGTGAAATCAGCCACTGGCTCTTGTATAAAGTTAGGCTGTGTGTGTAATGTGACATGCTTGTGCACCACGCCACCCTCAATTGGAGCTTTTGCTCcatttttcaaataatataaGCAGGTCCAAATTCAAGCATATTGATAAAATGGTAGTAGCTAGTTGGTCCGTTAAAATTCACACCATTTATTGTCATAGAATGAGGAACAACAAAGTGAAAGCATACCTGAAAGAATCTGATCTTGACATCTCCCCGTATTCTTTTGCAAACTCAAATTTTCTCGCTCCCCTAAAGCCTCATAATCATCAGAATAACCAAATAATGCTATCATCTTTTTCACCCAAAATTTTGGGGGCGGTCTATCAGAATCAGCCCATTCATAGTCTCCACCAGGATTTTGGAAACAGTGTATAAAATTGCACGCTGTTCCATGAGAACAAGTCTGTTAACATGCAACGGAAAAAAGCAGCATCAACAAATTGACCTTCAACCCTTAAATTAATTTAAGGGATAAAAAAACTATTTAAAGTTTGAAGTTGAAACCAAGTCATCACATCGTTTCTACAAATGAACCACACGTGTTTTCAGTATTCAAAGCTATATGTAATATATACTAGGGGAACGAAATATAAATCACTGATAAATTGTATACCTTGTAACCTGACTTCATATACTCGCCACATATGGCAACCTTCCATCTTGTCAAACTAACAAAGTTACAACTTACCTGCAATAAGACACATCCAGTTTTGCATCAAACATCCTCAGGGTTTCCATGGATAGCAGGAGTTACAGCCTTAGTCCTTACAGCTCGTCAATACAATACTGGGAATTTCCCGGATATTGAACAAAGGAGGGGCAGAAGTCCCAAGACCCATGAATTTCTATCTTAATTGGATCTTTGTGAAATTCATATGCTCATACAAAATTCAAGATATTCATCAAGAATAAACAGGGAATGAATTACCTGTTTCCCAGCAAAGTAGCGCCCATTAACAGTGTTGTAAGCAAGCAGAGCAGAGTCCAAATGTTTATACTGAACGTAGACATTTCCTCTCAAGTGAAATGCACCATTTTTACACACCTGACAGAAATAAGGATAAATAAGCATTTGCATAAGttggagaaaaaggaagatcagGAAGGGATAAACCAACTCATGCCctgaaaattcaaatatttttaacgTGTTTCAAATTTGGTACCAAAATATGGTCTTCTAATTGCTCACAAGTAACAAGaatgaaaaataagataaggGATCATTGTGGGTAAAGTTCAAAGCAAGACCACAATAGTTATGTAAGGTTGTGTTTGGAACAAGAGATAGGGTGAAATAGGACATTGAGACAGACACTGAAGATAGAGACACTAGTGCCCTTCCTTTGGAGATGCAGATTGAATGAGTGTATTTCAGGTCCAATGTGTCTCTATTTGTCTCTATCTCAATACAACCAAACATATTGCGTCTCTGTCAAAACTTCATGCAGAAAACTTTTCAGTATATAAAAAGCATTACAAAAGAACCTTGAAGTTCACAATTTCTCCAAATTTCTGGAACTCCGTATGAACATCATCATAAAATTCTTCAAAACAGCGTTCAACCTCCTCATCCGTGTACTGAAAAATAGGTAAACAAGTCAAATAAGGATTTTAGATTCTGACAATGTAATAAATATACCAAGTACTAGAATATTAGCTTTCAATTATTTCTATACAAATGATAAAATATTAACTACAAGGCCTACATAACCAAAAACAGTGAAGATAATTTGATTCCAGTTTCAGCTATCTCAGTAGTGCAATAGGGTTCAAAACAAAGCCAAAAGAAGTAGCAGATGCCAAATTCAGCACTTCTTGTTCGTGCATAAGGGATGAAAGTTCACTAGTTTGCAAGATTCTTAAGATGACAAGAAGATTCGTGGAGTAAGGATTGTATCAGCTAGAAGAATTATACATatcaattttgaaaagttaTACACTAGGATGCCTACAAAGAGCAGtttttattatctttatctAAGCATACTAGACTCGCACAAGTTGAATGAAAAtagaatataataaaatagtgGATTTTCCTATAACTAATAGGATCAATGAGTCTATAGCTAAGCAAGCAAGAACCAATGAAACACAGAAGCATAATGGAATATAAGTTTCGTATATGAAACAATACAGATTTTATCAACATAAATTCTGGCCATGCATAAAAATTTTCCTTTCCCCCACCCACACACACAAAGCAATgtactttcaagaaccaactaACTTCGTCCCCATTTTTATGTCTGGCTGCAATAATCTCAAACCATTTGGTGATATCTGCAACATAGCTCCACAATCCATGGCTTGAATATTGCCCAACAACTATTTATGGTTAAGGATCAAGAGATTTTGGACATTATGAAATTTAAAAGTATGAATTTTAACTGTACAATCTAATTAATGAATACATCCTAAAATGTgatatagatataaaatattGATTGAaacatcatgaagaagaaaatcctccgacctcaaagaaaatatcaaatattGAAACTTGAAAGTAGTTGCGAACATATGATGCCAATGGTAATAGAAAAAGGACTCAGATACTAAATAAACACATATGACATATCTAAGAATAGGtattaaaaggaaaaaatgtCAAACACaaccaaaagaaaatagttGATTAAGTTACTAACAAGGGAGGACGATCAATATTTCATAGATATCCCCAAGGATACAACAGCTAATGTCGTTAATCTTGACCCACCATACCAAGACCAAAACCATGAGCCTCCAGCGCAATGAATCTGATTATTATCAAGTTAAAGAACAAGAGAATATCTacaagaaaaataattgaactGAATAGACCGTTGACATGGATGCTTTCattttttattgataaatgaAACAGCTGTAGACAAAAGATGTAAAAGGCATATTTTGATATAAGATAGAAAACCGCTATTATATAATAAAGTAACTAATTGcagaataaaattataaaaaaggaAATTGTAAGGAGCTCCTTTGAGGATACAGCGAAGGCACAAAAGCAGCATTAACAGACCTCAAGGCCTTCATCTTGCTCCCAAGCCATGCCAGGACCATTGTACATGTTTTTCATCAGAAGGGTGCAGGATTTATCAGGGTAAAAGTGGACTCTGCTACAACGTTGACCAAATCGGCATGCTCCAGTTTTTAAATGAAAAGGGCAATGAGCTTTGTCCTGCCATGATAACCCAAAAAAACAAGATAAGCACATTGAGAATTAAGAAAGGAGAAAGAGCAAGatcaagataagataagaactAAATAACCTGTTCTGTTCCGAAATTGGGTACTTGTTGAGCAACATTCTCCAGCACCTGCTGAGCGAATGAATTTGAGTGAGATTCTGGGGGTAAAGGATTTGAGGTAGGTCTATCAGCATCATCAGCATGCTGCAACAGCATGAGCAACAACAACAGTGTTAACTAAGGTTGAAAGAA
The Arachis stenosperma cultivar V10309 chromosome 7, arast.V10309.gnm1.PFL2, whole genome shotgun sequence genome window above contains:
- the LOC130941528 gene encoding zinc finger CCCH domain-containing protein 5-like isoform X2, whose product is MLSMFINLSVLTEAAKMKENKGEEEEEKKEMSRKEKRKALKKMKRKQIRKEIAVKEREKEEARINDPDEKRRMQLLEQQEAERMESDRKLFEERERAWMELQQRIQQQQEQQQQQIDLLEESQSARNDNGSDNDDDQWEYVEEGPPEIIWQGNEIILKRNKVRVRVSNKETKQNQHADDADRPTSNPLPPESHSNSFAQQVLENVAQQVPNFGTEQDKAHCPFHLKTGACRFGQRCSRVHFYPDKSCTLLMKNMYNGPGMAWEQDEGLEYTDEEVERCFEEFYDDVHTEFQKFGEIVNFKVCKNGAFHLRGNVYVQYKHLDSALLAYNTVNGRYFAGKQTCSHGTACNFIHCFQNPGGDYEWADSDRPPPKFWVKKMIALFGYSDDYEALGERENLSLQKNTGRCQDQILSGTTQVDQDLGRGIS
- the LOC130941528 gene encoding zinc finger CCCH domain-containing protein 5-like isoform X1 → MLSMFINLSVLTEAAKMKENKGEEEEEKKEMSRKEKRKALKKMKRKQIRKEIAVKEREKEEARINDPDEKRRMQLLEQQEAERMESDRKLFEERERAWMELQQRIQQQQEQQQQQIDLLEESQSARNDNGSDNDDDQWEYVEEGPPEIIWQGNEIILKRNKVRVRVSNKETKQNQHADDADRPTSNPLPPESHSNSFAQQVLENVAQQVPNFGTEQDKAHCPFHLKTGACRFGQRCSRVHFYPDKSCTLLMKNMYNGPGMAWEQDEGLEYTDEEVERCFEEFYDDVHTEFQKFGEIVNFKVCKNGAFHLRGNVYVQYKHLDSALLAYNTVNGRYFAGKQVSCNFVSLTRWKVAICGEYMKSGYKTCSHGTACNFIHCFQNPGGDYEWADSDRPPPKFWVKKMIALFGYSDDYEALGERENLSLQKNTGRCQDQILSGTTQVDQDLGRGIS